The bacterium genomic interval CAATCCAGCCGGCATGGTCCTGATCGGCAACTGCACCGTGCTTGGGGTGACTTATTTCCGGCCGCAACGGGGTGCGGTGATCACTGGCAGCGGTGCCGGTGCGAACGGGACCTACAACGGGAACGGGTACAACGATTTCTATATCCCGCAGTTCGGTTACAACCGCATGCTGAACGACACCATGTCGCTCGGCATTTCGGTGTACGGTAATGGCGGCATGAATACCTCATACACGACGGCGATTCCGCTGTTCGGGACGACGCCGGCGGGCGTGGATCTCGAGCAGCTCATCATCGCGCCGACATTCGCGTGGAAGATCAACCCGTCAAACGCGATCGGTGTGTCGGTGAACTTTGCGTATCAGATGTTCTCAGCGTACGGCCTGCAGAATTTTGAC includes:
- a CDS encoding outer membrane protein transport protein, with translation MKTTFSTGLSLVALVIAVAFAAPSAYATDGYFSHGYGLYESGMGGAGVAYPQDCMAAATNPAGMVLIGNCTVLGVTYFRPQRGAVITGSGAGANGTYNGNGYNDFYIPQFGYNRMLNDTMSLGISVYGNGGMNTSYTTAIPLFGTTPAGVDLEQLIIAPTFAWKINPSNAIGVSVNFAYQMFSAYGLQNFDNAAISTAAGHVTNNGQDTATGWGVRIGWTGQVSPTVTLGATYQTVTSMSKCAL